A window from Actinomycetospora corticicola encodes these proteins:
- a CDS encoding ABC transporter ATP-binding protein — protein sequence MTNLGERSDGARRSTGVRTPSQPVPVQRARPLPGPPVDTPLVIETRGLTKRYGSRAAVDEVDLHVAEGDRYGFLGPNGSGKTTMVRMLLGLVFATRGEIRVLGHEVPREVHRVLPRIGAMVEGPAAYGHLSGRANLDLLDASGPGPRAGRRRRVGEAMERVGLGGVDRRPVRTYSLGMRQRLGLAGALLSKPDLLILDEPTNGLDPHGIREIRELLIELNHEGTTVFLSSHLLAEIEALCTQVGVVDRGRLVLEEPLDAVRRHTGRVVVTTPDVERAAAALGSALVDRTPDGGLVVSPADDAGAAGLARHLVGAGVRLDALEPETVSLEDVVVRITGPGSDRA from the coding sequence GTGACCAACCTGGGTGAACGCAGCGACGGGGCCCGTCGCTCGACGGGCGTGCGCACCCCGAGCCAGCCGGTGCCCGTCCAGCGGGCGCGACCGCTCCCGGGGCCCCCGGTCGACACCCCGCTGGTCATCGAGACCCGGGGGCTGACCAAGCGGTACGGCTCGCGCGCCGCGGTCGACGAGGTCGACCTGCACGTGGCCGAGGGCGACCGCTACGGCTTCCTGGGTCCGAACGGCTCGGGCAAGACGACCATGGTCCGGATGCTGCTCGGGCTCGTCTTCGCGACCCGCGGGGAGATCCGGGTCCTGGGCCACGAGGTGCCGCGTGAGGTCCACCGGGTGCTCCCGCGGATCGGCGCGATGGTCGAGGGCCCGGCGGCCTACGGGCACCTCTCGGGCCGCGCCAACCTCGACCTGCTGGACGCCTCGGGCCCCGGTCCCCGCGCGGGTCGCCGACGGCGGGTGGGCGAGGCCATGGAGCGCGTCGGACTCGGCGGGGTCGACCGCCGACCGGTGCGCACCTACTCGCTCGGCATGCGCCAGCGGCTGGGGCTCGCGGGCGCGCTGCTGTCCAAGCCCGACCTGCTCATCCTCGACGAGCCGACCAACGGGCTCGACCCGCACGGCATCCGGGAGATCCGCGAACTGCTGATCGAGCTGAACCACGAGGGGACCACCGTCTTCCTCTCCAGCCACCTGCTGGCCGAGATCGAGGCCCTCTGCACCCAGGTCGGGGTGGTGGACCGCGGACGGCTCGTGCTCGAGGAACCGCTGGACGCGGTGCGGCGCCACACCGGGCGGGTCGTGGTGACCACACCCGACGTCGAGCGCGCAGCAGCGGCGCTCGGGTCCGCGCTGGTGGACCGCACGCCGGACGGCGGGCTCGTGGTCAGCCCCGCCGACGACGCGGGAGCGGCGGGCCTCGCCCGCCACCTCGTCGGAGCCGGTGTGCGCCTCGACGCGCTGGAGCCGGAGACGGTGAGCCTCGAGGACGTCGTCGTGCGCATCACGGGCCCCGGGAGCGACCGCGCATGA
- a CDS encoding ABC transporter permease: MMVVELRKLFRRPRTWVTIGLLCLLPAIVAVFLASTRIAPPPGQGAAFLSAVLESGSLYPAAALALVLPIFLPVAVAVIAGDTVAGESGAGTLRYLLVRPVGRTKLLVAKLVSVVAFVVATVAAVAGTSYVVGVTLFGAGDPVAVVNAIPQISGPGGGGSSSSASGGGGGTGATAPSAGGSASAADPAGPAPAAPGAPAAGPDTGSSSQLDPTEARERAADSVASLSGDPLSPADLALRLLGAMAYITISMLGVGAIALFLSTVTASSLGATLGALAALISSQVLVTLDAAASVTPYLPTRYWLAWIDFFRDPIFLRDIRAGLIVQAAYVVILMLAAWANFTTKDVAQ; the protein is encoded by the coding sequence ATGATGGTGGTCGAGCTGCGCAAGCTGTTCCGACGGCCGCGCACGTGGGTGACGATCGGGCTGCTCTGCCTGCTGCCGGCGATCGTCGCGGTGTTCCTGGCGTCGACCCGGATCGCCCCGCCGCCGGGGCAGGGGGCGGCGTTCCTGTCCGCGGTGCTGGAGTCGGGGTCGCTGTACCCCGCGGCCGCGCTGGCCCTGGTGCTGCCGATCTTCCTGCCCGTCGCGGTGGCCGTGATCGCGGGCGACACGGTGGCCGGGGAGTCCGGCGCCGGGACGCTGCGGTACCTGCTCGTGCGGCCGGTCGGCCGGACGAAGCTGCTGGTGGCCAAGCTCGTGTCGGTCGTCGCCTTCGTGGTCGCGACGGTCGCCGCCGTGGCGGGCACGTCGTACGTGGTGGGCGTGACGCTGTTCGGCGCCGGCGATCCGGTCGCGGTGGTGAACGCGATCCCGCAGATCTCGGGCCCGGGCGGGGGAGGCTCGTCGAGTTCCGCCTCCGGGGGCGGCGGTGGCACCGGGGCGACCGCGCCGTCCGCGGGTGGCTCCGCCAGCGCCGCCGACCCGGCCGGACCGGCCCCGGCCGCGCCCGGAGCCCCGGCCGCGGGGCCCGACACCGGCTCGTCGAGCCAACTCGATCCCACCGAGGCCCGGGAGCGGGCCGCCGACTCCGTCGCGTCGCTCTCCGGCGACCCGCTCTCGCCCGCCGACCTGGCGCTGCGGCTGCTCGGGGCGATGGCCTACATCACGATCTCCATGCTCGGCGTCGGGGCGATCGCGCTGTTCCTCTCCACCGTGACCGCCTCCTCCCTCGGGGCGACCCTGGGGGCGCTCGCCGCGCTGATCTCCTCGCAGGTGCTCGTGACGCTGGACGCGGCCGCCTCGGTCACCCCGTACCTGCCCACGCGGTACTGGCTGGCCTGGATCGACTTCTTCCGCGACCCGATCTTCCTGCGCGACATCCGGGCCGGCCTGATCGTGCAGGCCGCCTACGTCGTGATCCTCATGCTCGCGGCCTGGGCGAACTTCACGACCAAGGACGTCGCGCAGTAG
- a CDS encoding Dyp-type peroxidase encodes MAVPQNGVLALGTSSHVYLEFDRRPHVDAAALAHALAELAVSVRTTGAVSLVVGMRPELWAEAAPQDAPADVHGYDEPVTGPDGFSMPATQHDAVIWVSGGSRSVVFDGGTTAVAALHGVADLADETAAWSHHHDRDLTGFEDGTENPPAAEAPGVVLVPDGQPGAGGSVLLLQKWRHDADRWTALDRSTQEDVIGRTKPDSVELDPKPADAHAARTDQDTYGHIVRRNSAYGDTTDHGTMFVGFCASQGPLAAMLDAMAGQDGPRDALTRYTTALTGAYYVIPAADSLVRLAPAPAG; translated from the coding sequence ATGGCCGTCCCGCAGAACGGGGTGCTCGCCCTCGGCACCTCCTCGCACGTCTACCTCGAGTTCGACCGCCGACCCCACGTGGACGCCGCCGCCCTCGCGCACGCGCTCGCGGAGCTCGCCGTCTCGGTCCGGACGACGGGTGCGGTCAGCCTCGTCGTCGGGATGCGCCCGGAGCTGTGGGCCGAGGCCGCGCCGCAGGACGCCCCGGCGGACGTGCACGGGTACGACGAGCCGGTCACCGGCCCGGACGGCTTCTCGATGCCCGCGACGCAGCACGACGCGGTGATCTGGGTGTCCGGCGGCAGTCGCTCGGTGGTGTTCGACGGCGGCACCACCGCGGTGGCCGCCCTCCACGGGGTCGCCGACCTCGCCGACGAGACCGCCGCCTGGTCCCACCACCACGACCGGGACCTCACCGGCTTCGAGGACGGCACCGAGAACCCGCCCGCGGCCGAGGCCCCCGGGGTCGTGCTCGTGCCGGACGGGCAGCCCGGCGCGGGCGGGTCGGTGCTCCTGCTGCAGAAGTGGCGCCACGACGCCGACCGCTGGACCGCGCTCGACCGCAGCACCCAGGAGGACGTCATCGGCCGGACGAAGCCCGACTCGGTCGAGCTCGACCCGAAGCCGGCGGACGCCCACGCCGCGCGGACCGACCAGGACACCTACGGCCACATCGTCCGTCGCAACTCCGCCTACGGGGACACCACCGACCACGGCACGATGTTCGTCGGCTTCTGCGCCTCGCAGGGGCCGCTCGCGGCGATGCTCGACGCCATGGCCGGGCAGGACGGTCCGCGGGACGCCCTGACCCGCTACACGACCGCCCTCACCGGCGCCTACTACGTCATCCCCGCCGCGGACAGCCTCGTCCGGCTCGCCCCCGCTCCGGCGGGCTGA
- a CDS encoding chloride channel protein: protein MTVTRRPGPLADFTLTPRVGAIVAWAIPIGALGAVAAWLLLRLIGLITNAVFGGRLATDTVSPGQLHAPWWVVLGAPVVGGLVVGVMARYGSEKIRGHGMPEALEAILFKRSVVEGKVALLKPTSAAISIGTGGPFGAEGPIIMTGGALGSLVAQRLRLTDDERKALMVSGAAAGMAATFNAPLASVLLAVELLLFEWRPRSFLPVTAAVVTATLLRAPLLGSGPLFGLDTAGWRIDVPAELLAIGIGVLGGLLAVAVTALVYRSEDTFELLRGRLHWMWWPAIGGLIIGIGGLIVPRALGVGYDVIGDLLSGHAALSLIVGILVVKSLIWGLSLGSGTSGGVLAPTFMIGAALGALAGLVLPPVGPGFWALVGLAATVGGVMRSPLTGVVFSLELTHAWSALLPLLIASATAYGVSILLLRRSVLTEKIARRGGHLSREYAVDPFSVRFVDEVMSPVPDDGSGRLRLRVADDGRLLGVERRSGELVADPVTVGPDDTLADARERLLAAGVSAAPVVGKDGEVLGTTTLAALLGQPAGAGASRTRLSAAGMT, encoded by the coding sequence GTGACCGTGACCCGACGTCCCGGACCCCTCGCCGACTTCACGCTGACCCCGCGCGTCGGGGCGATCGTCGCCTGGGCGATCCCGATCGGTGCCCTCGGCGCCGTGGCCGCGTGGCTGCTGCTCCGGCTGATCGGACTGATCACCAACGCCGTGTTCGGCGGCCGGTTGGCGACCGACACGGTGAGCCCCGGGCAGCTGCACGCCCCGTGGTGGGTGGTGCTCGGCGCGCCCGTGGTCGGCGGGCTGGTCGTGGGCGTGATGGCGCGCTACGGCTCGGAGAAGATCCGCGGCCACGGCATGCCGGAGGCGCTCGAGGCGATCCTGTTCAAGCGCAGCGTCGTGGAGGGGAAGGTCGCGCTGCTGAAGCCGACCTCGGCCGCGATCAGCATCGGCACCGGCGGGCCGTTCGGCGCCGAGGGCCCGATCATCATGACCGGCGGGGCCCTCGGCTCCCTCGTCGCGCAGCGGCTGCGCCTCACCGACGACGAGCGGAAGGCGCTCATGGTCTCGGGGGCGGCCGCGGGTATGGCGGCGACGTTCAACGCCCCGCTCGCGTCCGTGCTCCTCGCCGTCGAGCTGCTGCTCTTCGAGTGGCGGCCGCGCAGCTTCCTGCCCGTGACGGCGGCCGTGGTGACGGCGACGTTGCTCCGGGCGCCGCTGCTCGGGTCCGGGCCGCTCTTCGGGCTCGACACGGCGGGCTGGCGCATCGACGTGCCCGCGGAGCTCCTCGCGATCGGGATCGGGGTGCTGGGCGGGCTGCTCGCCGTCGCCGTGACCGCGCTGGTCTACCGCTCCGAGGACACCTTCGAACTGCTCCGCGGCCGCCTGCACTGGATGTGGTGGCCGGCGATCGGCGGACTGATCATCGGGATCGGCGGGCTGATCGTGCCCCGGGCGCTCGGGGTCGGCTACGACGTCATCGGTGACCTGCTCTCCGGCCACGCCGCGCTCTCGCTGATCGTCGGCATCCTCGTGGTGAAGTCGCTGATCTGGGGGCTGTCGCTCGGCTCGGGGACGTCGGGCGGGGTGCTCGCGCCGACGTTCATGATCGGCGCGGCCCTCGGCGCGCTCGCCGGACTGGTCCTGCCGCCGGTCGGGCCGGGGTTCTGGGCGCTGGTCGGGCTCGCGGCGACGGTCGGTGGTGTGATGCGCTCGCCGCTGACGGGCGTGGTCTTCTCGCTCGAGCTCACCCACGCCTGGTCGGCGCTGCTCCCGCTGCTCATCGCCTCGGCCACGGCCTACGGCGTGTCGATCCTGCTCCTGCGCCGGTCGGTGCTGACCGAGAAGATCGCCCGCCGCGGCGGGCATCTCTCCCGCGAGTACGCCGTCGACCCCTTCTCGGTGCGGTTCGTCGACGAGGTCATGTCCCCCGTTCCGGACGACGGGTCGGGGCGCCTCCGCCTGCGCGTCGCCGACGACGGCCGGCTACTCGGGGTGGAACGGCGCTCCGGGGAGCTCGTGGCGGACCCGGTGACGGTCGGTCCGGACGACACGCTCGCCGACGCCCGGGAGCGGCTCCTGGCCGCCGGGGTCTCGGCAGCACCCGTCGTCGGGAAGGACGGGGAGGTGCTGGGGACGACGACCCTCGCGGCGCTGCTCGGTCAGCCCGCCGGAGCGGGGGCGAGCCGGACGAGGCTGTCCGCGGCGGGGATGACGTAG